In Mongoliitalea daihaiensis, one DNA window encodes the following:
- a CDS encoding toll/interleukin-1 receptor domain-containing protein, translating to MSRCTAPVYGHRTASAAAACPACGGRGSYRSSYSYPSYSSFSSSSYSSGSRSSSSGGSKTRVRWASPGSTILYTPSEIRTLTPVRENVEKRADLTDLRDVFLCHAWDDRKDAAKELHDLLVSKGVSVWFSEKDVLLGSSLLREIDKGLAKSRVGIVLVTPSFLKRVKGEGIADKELSALLARDLLVPIVHETTFEALRNVSPLLGSRSGLSTIEDSMGNIASKLAELVSVEPYEYFEA from the coding sequence ATGTCTAGATGTACAGCACCAGTTTATGGGCACAGAACAGCAAGTGCGGCGGCGGCTTGCCCGGCATGTGGAGGAAGAGGAAGTTATCGTAGTTCCTATTCATATCCATCTTATTCCTCGTTTTCTTCTTCTTCATATAGTTCGGGAAGTCGAAGCAGTAGCAGTGGAGGAAGTAAAACGAGAGTTCGATGGGCCTCACCAGGCTCTACGATCTTATATACACCCTCAGAGATCCGAACACTCACACCAGTGAGAGAAAATGTGGAAAAACGAGCAGATTTGACAGACCTTCGGGATGTTTTTCTCTGTCATGCTTGGGATGACAGAAAAGATGCTGCCAAAGAACTACATGATTTATTAGTGTCAAAAGGTGTTTCTGTTTGGTTTAGCGAAAAGGATGTTTTGTTGGGATCATCATTACTCCGCGAGATTGACAAGGGATTGGCAAAGTCTCGTGTCGGGATAGTTTTAGTTACACCTTCATTTCTAAAACGAGTGAAAGGAGAAGGAATCGCTGATAAAGAACTTTCAGCTCTCCTTGCCAGGGACTTATTGGTACCAATAGTTCATGAAACAACCTTTGAAGCATTAAGAAATGTGAGTCCTCTTCTTGGCTCAAGAAGTGGTCTAAGTACTATAGAAGATTCAATGGGGAATATTGCATCCAAATTGGCGGAATTGGTTTCTGTTGAGCCTTATGAATATTTTGA